A single window of Legionellales bacterium DNA harbors:
- a CDS encoding type I restriction endonuclease subunit R, which produces MTETTKRTYSQDTIRRENVLQYHVIDQLVANQGYVHRTADDFDCSLSLDKELIIEFIKSTQAEEWKRLEEQYAASAENEFFKQLEKALKSRGTLDVLRQGIKLIPGIKFSLCFFKPASGINEDLLQLFQSNILSVIDELKYSDKHDKRIDIGLFVNGIPLATIECKNQSTGTTFRHAEKQYRTDRSPAGEPLLTFKQGALVHFAMDDDNVSMTTRLANGKTRFLPFNRGHNGGAGNPDIPDEFRVAYLYADQPIGKAIFSRDILLDIIGRFMHLEVKDGKESMIFPRFQQLDAVLRLLRHAKNHGPGHSYLIQHSAGSGKSNTIGWTAHRLITLHDQDDQPVFNTAIIVTDRIVLDRQLQNTVAQFEQTKGVVKKIDGTSRQLKGAIQQGARIIITTIHKFSTDHLKEISGQSKRRFAVLIDEAHASQSGKHADNLSKALARENSEDSASDIEDMIANYQRQRGPQPNISYFAFTATPRNVTLERFGTKGPDGLPHPFHLYSMRQAIEEGFILDVLQNYMTYKQYYKLEKAIEDDPELQGRKTQRRVARFATLHPTAIAQKVEVIVEHFCRHVIRELNGRGKAMVVAQSREHALKYYFGIKKYIEEKKYVGVKALVAFSGELNLDGETYTEAEINGFSETQLPEKFDKDFQLLIVAEKYQTGFDQPKLCAMYIDRKLEGLQAVQTLSRLNRTAPGKDCTYVLDFQNTIEDIQNAFRPYYEVTSLEEVSDPNQIYALEGRIKSFSIIDEDEVNRFSEIFYKGLLDPHDRITLEKLVKNAVQRFEYEEEGRKEEFRQLLKSYMRFYSFVAQVMRLQDTSLEKLFSYASWLSRLLPNREVPPEIEITDDMVRLQAFRVEKKEQGSASLSSGSTSPLSAIKEFGANPYTEDEERSLSEIINSFNQRHGTEFTKEDFLRFEQVNQEILRDDDLKDMLRNNPPDVVFGAFSQAFFESAIQLFQRDNQLQNIVMTDAEARNKAIKHFFSRALREVGHDK; this is translated from the coding sequence ATGACAGAAACGACTAAGCGAACTTATTCTCAAGATACCATCCGCCGAGAAAATGTATTGCAATATCATGTGATTGACCAGCTTGTCGCAAATCAAGGATATGTTCACCGTACCGCAGATGATTTTGATTGCAGTTTATCGCTTGATAAAGAATTAATAATAGAATTTATCAAATCTACCCAAGCTGAAGAATGGAAACGCTTGGAAGAACAGTATGCTGCTAGTGCTGAAAATGAATTTTTTAAACAGCTAGAAAAAGCCCTAAAGTCTCGCGGAACGCTTGATGTGCTGCGTCAAGGTATCAAATTAATTCCTGGTATTAAGTTTTCGCTTTGCTTTTTTAAACCCGCCTCCGGTATTAATGAGGATCTGTTGCAACTTTTTCAATCCAATATTCTTTCAGTGATTGATGAGCTGAAATACAGTGATAAGCATGACAAGCGTATTGATATTGGCTTGTTTGTAAATGGCATTCCGCTAGCAACTATTGAATGTAAAAATCAATCAACCGGCACGACGTTTCGTCACGCTGAAAAACAATACCGCACTGATCGTTCTCCAGCCGGTGAGCCATTATTAACGTTTAAACAAGGCGCATTGGTACATTTCGCAATGGACGATGACAATGTTTCAATGACGACACGATTAGCAAATGGCAAAACTCGATTCTTACCCTTTAACCGTGGCCATAATGGTGGTGCAGGAAACCCTGATATCCCCGATGAATTTCGTGTTGCTTATCTCTACGCGGATCAACCAATCGGTAAAGCTATCTTTTCGCGAGATATTTTGCTGGATATCATTGGACGATTTATGCATCTGGAAGTAAAAGACGGTAAAGAATCAATGATCTTTCCGCGCTTTCAGCAGTTAGATGCCGTGTTAAGGTTACTGAGACATGCCAAGAATCATGGTCCAGGGCATAGTTACTTGATTCAGCATTCGGCAGGTTCAGGTAAATCGAATACCATTGGTTGGACTGCCCACCGTTTGATTACCTTACATGATCAAGATGATCAACCGGTATTTAATACGGCCATTATTGTGACCGATCGTATTGTATTAGATCGACAATTGCAGAATACGGTAGCACAGTTTGAGCAAACCAAAGGTGTGGTAAAGAAGATTGATGGCACATCACGACAGTTGAAAGGGGCCATTCAGCAAGGTGCGCGCATTATCATCACTACTATTCATAAATTTTCGACTGATCACCTGAAAGAAATTTCTGGTCAAAGTAAGCGTCGTTTTGCTGTGTTGATTGATGAGGCGCATGCTTCACAATCGGGTAAACACGCTGATAACCTATCTAAGGCTTTAGCACGTGAAAATAGTGAGGATAGTGCTTCAGATATTGAAGATATGATTGCTAATTACCAACGCCAGCGTGGACCACAACCTAATATTAGTTATTTTGCTTTCACAGCTACACCACGCAATGTCACTTTAGAACGATTTGGAACAAAGGGGCCAGATGGGCTACCGCATCCATTTCACCTTTACTCAATGCGTCAGGCAATTGAAGAAGGTTTTATTCTTGATGTTCTGCAAAACTACATGACCTACAAGCAGTACTACAAACTAGAGAAAGCGATTGAGGACGATCCAGAATTACAGGGACGTAAGACACAGCGTCGTGTCGCCAGATTCGCAACATTGCACCCCACCGCAATTGCTCAGAAAGTCGAAGTGATTGTAGAACACTTCTGTCGCCATGTTATACGAGAGCTGAATGGCAGAGGCAAAGCCATGGTGGTTGCTCAGAGTCGCGAACATGCACTGAAATACTATTTTGGTATTAAGAAATATATTGAAGAAAAGAAATATGTGGGCGTGAAAGCATTGGTTGCTTTCTCCGGTGAACTTAATCTGGATGGAGAGACCTATACTGAAGCCGAGATCAATGGTTTTTCAGAAACACAATTACCGGAAAAATTTGATAAAGATTTTCAGTTGCTGATTGTCGCAGAAAAATATCAAACGGGCTTTGATCAACCCAAGTTATGTGCGATGTATATTGATCGCAAGTTAGAGGGTTTGCAAGCCGTGCAAACACTTTCAAGACTGAACCGCACTGCGCCTGGTAAAGATTGCACTTATGTGCTCGATTTTCAGAACACTATTGAAGATATTCAAAATGCGTTTCGACCTTATTATGAAGTAACTTCTTTGGAGGAAGTGTCTGACCCTAATCAAATTTATGCATTGGAAGGCCGTATTAAATCATTTTCCATTATTGATGAAGATGAGGTTAATCGATTTTCTGAAATATTCTATAAAGGGCTCCTTGATCCGCATGACAGAATTACGCTTGAAAAGCTGGTTAAGAATGCCGTCCAGCGTTTTGAGTATGAAGAAGAAGGAAGAAAAGAAGAATTTCGCCAACTGCTCAAGAGTTATATGCGCTTTTACTCTTTTGTGGCACAGGTCATGAGGTTGCAAGATACATCGTTAGAAAAACTTTTTTCTTATGCTTCATGGCTAAGTCGCCTGTTACCTAACCGTGAAGTGCCGCCAGAAATTGAAATCACAGACGATATGGTGCGACTCCAGGCATTTAGAGTAGAAAAAAAAGAGCAAGGTTCTGCTTCGTTATCTTCTGGTTCAACGTCACCTCTGTCAGCCATTAAAGAGTTTGGTGCTAATCCTTATACGGAGGACGAAGAGCGCTCATTATCTGAAATTATAAATTCATTTAATCAACGCCATGGGACAGAGTTTACAAAGGAAGATTTTTTGCGTTTTGAGCAAGTGAATCAAGAAATATTACGTGATGATGATTTGAAAGATATGTTACGAAACAATCCGCCGGATGTTGTATTTGGCGCTTTTTCACAGGCTTTTTTTGAAAGTGCTATTCAATTATTTCAACGTGATAACCAATTACAGAATATCGTCATGACAGATGCTGAGGCGCGCAATAAAGCGATTAAGCATTTCTTTAGTCGAGCCTTGAGGGAGGTTGGTCATGATAAATGA
- a CDS encoding AAA family ATPase produces MMEGICIEKIVIENFKCFKGRFILNLKRGLNIIVGDNESGKSTILEATHVALTGLFHGKYLKNELTQYLFNNAIVTEFLRKINNEETRGEAILPHILIEVYFSNDQFPLFEGDGNSSRTKANGISYKIAFNDKYKAEYESLVKSGELKTLPIEYYEIYWSSFARESITARSIPIKSALIDSAAYRYQNGSDIYISRIIKELLDIDDVVNIAQAHRNMKDQFMNDGSIANINSKIQEAASISNKEVKLSVELSSKNAWENSLMTYLDEVPFHYVGKGEQCIVKTKLALGHKKAQEANILLIEEPENHLSHTRLNQLISEINKDNEKQIIISTHSSFVANKLGLENLVLLNNQENFSLNDLTEDTKNFFKKLAGYDTLRLILCKKAILVEGDSDELIVQKAYMSTHQNRLPIQDGIDVISVGTAFLRFLEIADKVKKEIAIVTDNDGNPEVIKEKYSDYLGENKKGNIKICFDDVVDSGEFKIKDKPFNYNTLEPKFVKENGNDLSVFNNIFGVDFSEIDDLYRYMYRNKTDCALKIFDSSDEIKFPQYILDAITDEQG; encoded by the coding sequence ATGATGGAAGGGATCTGCATTGAAAAAATAGTAATTGAAAATTTTAAATGTTTTAAGGGTAGATTTATTCTTAACCTTAAACGAGGATTAAATATAATAGTTGGTGATAATGAGTCTGGTAAGTCTACAATTCTTGAGGCGACCCATGTGGCTTTAACAGGTTTATTCCATGGTAAATATTTAAAAAATGAATTAACACAATATCTTTTTAATAATGCGATTGTCACTGAATTTTTGAGAAAAATTAATAATGAAGAAACTAGAGGCGAAGCGATACTACCCCATATTTTGATAGAGGTATATTTTTCAAATGATCAATTTCCGTTATTTGAAGGTGATGGAAATAGCAGTAGAACGAAAGCGAATGGAATTTCATACAAAATAGCCTTTAATGATAAATACAAGGCGGAATATGAAAGCCTTGTTAAATCAGGTGAGCTTAAAACACTGCCAATAGAATATTATGAAATTTATTGGTCGTCGTTTGCGAGAGAAAGTATTACTGCAAGAAGTATTCCAATCAAATCAGCGTTGATAGATTCAGCGGCGTACAGGTATCAAAATGGTTCAGATATTTATATTTCACGAATCATTAAAGAGTTGCTAGATATTGATGATGTTGTAAATATTGCTCAAGCACATAGAAATATGAAAGATCAGTTCATGAATGATGGGTCAATTGCAAATATTAACAGCAAAATTCAAGAGGCCGCGAGTATTTCAAATAAGGAAGTTAAGTTATCAGTCGAGTTGTCATCTAAAAATGCTTGGGAAAATAGTTTGATGACATACTTAGATGAAGTGCCATTCCATTATGTGGGCAAAGGCGAACAATGTATTGTTAAAACTAAATTAGCACTTGGCCACAAAAAAGCACAAGAAGCAAATATTCTTTTGATTGAAGAACCAGAAAATCACTTATCACATACTCGTCTCAATCAGTTAATCAGTGAAATCAATAAAGATAATGAAAAGCAAATTATTATATCTACGCACAGTAGTTTTGTTGCTAATAAGCTAGGTTTAGAAAACTTAGTATTACTTAATAATCAGGAAAATTTTAGTTTAAATGATTTAACTGAGGATACTAAGAATTTCTTTAAAAAATTAGCTGGCTACGATACTTTAAGATTAATTCTATGTAAAAAAGCAATTCTTGTCGAGGGTGATTCAGATGAGTTAATAGTTCAAAAAGCATATATGTCTACACACCAAAATAGACTGCCTATTCAGGATGGGATAGATGTTATATCGGTAGGGACGGCTTTTCTAAGATTTTTAGAGATTGCCGATAAGGTAAAAAAAGAAATTGCTATTGTCACTGACAATGATGGAAATCCTGAAGTAATAAAAGAGAAATACTCTGATTATTTGGGCGAGAATAAAAAAGGTAATATAAAAATTTGTTTTGATGATGTTGTAGATAGCGGTGAATTTAAAATCAAAGATAAGCCATTTAATTATAATACGCTTGAGCCAAAATTTGTAAAAGAAAATGGTAATGATTTAAGCGTATTTAATAACATCTTTGGTGTGGATTTTTCAGAGATTGATGATCTGTATCGTTATATGTATCGAAATAAAACTGATTGCGCGCTGAAAATTTTTGATTCATCCGATGAAATAAAATTCCCACAATATATTTTAGATGCAATTACTGATGAACAAGGATAG
- a CDS encoding UvrD-helicase domain-containing protein: MNKDSKLIIAAAGSGKTTFLVNEALQNKDSSILITTYTQANEEGIRNKFIKLNGCIPKNITIQTWFSFLIQHGLKPFQGNFDESLYEYAVKGLLLTNTKSAVKYINKKGVPVCYKEDELLKHYFSPENKIYSDKLSKLVVGGGEKFRKNENRRKFVELSLNRLSKIYGYIYIDEIQDLAGYDLEILKLLFNTDITVLMVGDPRQVTYLTHNESKYKKYRNGKIVEFIKSECKKNFPVENIDEISLKYSHRNNFAICQFSSKLYPDYQAPEPCACKFCRSNDDTDHRGIYLVREDDINKYLCTYNPMQLRWDKTTQVNEDFSVHNFGVSKGLEFEHVLIYPTKPFVTWLRESKKLEFSSLAKFYVAITRAKYSVGIVWVDADELSDIPNWDGQ; encoded by the coding sequence ATGAACAAGGATAGTAAATTAATAATCGCTGCGGCTGGGTCTGGCAAAACTACTTTTCTAGTTAATGAAGCATTACAGAATAAAGATAGTAGTATACTGATAACCACTTATACTCAAGCTAATGAAGAAGGGATACGCAACAAATTTATTAAACTTAATGGGTGTATACCGAAAAACATTACAATCCAAACATGGTTTTCGTTTTTAATTCAACATGGTCTTAAACCTTTTCAAGGAAACTTTGATGAAAGTCTTTATGAATATGCTGTAAAGGGGCTGCTCTTAACTAATACGAAATCAGCGGTTAAATATATTAACAAAAAAGGTGTTCCTGTTTGCTACAAAGAAGATGAGTTGCTAAAGCATTATTTTTCACCTGAAAACAAAATCTACTCAGATAAACTTTCGAAATTAGTTGTTGGTGGTGGAGAAAAATTTAGGAAAAATGAAAATAGAAGAAAATTTGTTGAGCTAAGTCTAAATAGGTTATCTAAAATATACGGCTACATATATATTGATGAAATTCAAGATCTGGCCGGTTATGATCTTGAGATATTAAAGTTATTGTTTAATACTGATATTACCGTGTTAATGGTTGGTGACCCAAGACAAGTAACATATTTGACGCATAATGAGTCAAAATATAAAAAATATCGTAATGGTAAGATCGTTGAATTTATTAAAAGTGAATGTAAGAAAAATTTTCCTGTAGAGAACATAGATGAGATTAGTCTCAAATATAGTCATAGAAATAATTTCGCCATATGTCAGTTCTCATCAAAATTATATCCTGACTATCAAGCGCCAGAGCCATGTGCTTGCAAATTTTGTAGAAGCAATGACGATACTGACCATCGGGGAATATACTTAGTTAGGGAGGATGATATCAATAAATATTTATGTACATATAATCCAATGCAATTAAGGTGGGATAAAACTACCCAAGTTAATGAAGATTTCTCAGTACATAACTTTGGAGTTTCAAAAGGACTTGAATTCGAACACGTCCTTATTTATCCCACAAAGCCTTTTGTTACTTGGTTGAGAGAATCCAAAAAACTAGAATTTTCAAGTTTAGCCAAATTTTATGTTGCTATTACACGTGCCAAATATAGTGTAGGCATTGTATGGGTCGATGCTGATGAATTAAGTGATATACCTAACTGGGATGGGCAATGA
- a CDS encoding TM0106 family RecB-like putative nuclease: MNYFKYSPTDLTLFMRSPFASWMNRFVLEFPEKAPERDSDDELMEVLQNKGFQHEKAQEELLKSQGLSVQKIEADTIDLKKQAMLDAMKNGSDVIVQAYLENKQFFGYADFLVKVPGESKFGNFHYEVWDTKLSHKAKPEFIIQLCCYAEMLEAIQNRRPDNISIVLGNGENEKLKVDDYFYYYLSLKEIFLLSQEQFDCRNTPDPADSKDWGCWSSYAEKLLTERDHLFQVANITKGQIKKLNKADIQTTQQLVNTNLNKRIPGINPAILERLKTQAAIQKESIGEDRPRYKIITPAPDEKLGLALLPPHSPLDVFFDIEGYPLEEGGLEYLWGCAYFDEQGERCFKDFWAHDREQEKQAFKQFIEWVYERWQRDPTMHIYHYANYEIAACRKLMGRYGICEHELDQLLRNEVFVDLYKIVKSSLLLGEPKYSIKNVEHLYRGKRETDIGTGGDSVVVYERWRDLFANGVDTNHWESSDILKSIRDYNIDDCNSTQELVAWLRGQQQANDIVYLGKTEVVEPELKVDVTQRIELRYRLISSATQAFSEDPKRATLTENLAWMLEFHRRELKPLFWRLFDRLGLSEEELFDDLDCLAFCRRTGREPFKPTPRARNLAYEYQFDVDQEFKGATDYFYLLGLEDENKKSIKVKFCVEASDLEHGLICLQSKNEPPSVVTLIPDEYVNPEPIPQAIYQLVADYESDKLDHCAILDFLNRAKPRIKNHHGGAIAPAQDPKEKLQQIIHAVKHLDNSYLPIQGPPGAGKTYTAKHVIAELIKIGAKVGIASNSHKAINHLLLKTKEYCSENNISGMFACTKDTDPNLRTENIAILKNNELAHHVTTSCVIGTTAWGYARDDMANQLDYLFVDEAGQVSVANLVAMSRSAKNLVIMGDQMQLGQPSQGTHPAESGLSILDYLLHETPTISDEMGVFLGTTYRMHSTINQFISRFIYDSKLESHPDNDRRVVKVPVGYQGKLNKEAGILFVPVEHEGNTYASDEEVSEIKSLATDLIGRTFCEASGKTRLIAWDDILFVAPYNYQVNKLKQALGEQARVGSVDKFQGREAPIVFLSMCASDANESPRGIDFLFDKHRINVAISRAQSLAIVVANPQIKSTSASKIEQLKLINLFNALCCEGS, from the coding sequence ATGAATTATTTTAAGTATTCTCCTACAGACCTAACCCTCTTCATGCGCAGCCCATTCGCATCCTGGATGAATCGCTTTGTTTTGGAATTTCCTGAGAAAGCTCCTGAAAGAGACTCAGATGATGAACTAATGGAAGTACTTCAAAATAAAGGGTTTCAACATGAAAAAGCGCAAGAAGAATTATTGAAATCTCAAGGCCTATCAGTCCAGAAAATAGAAGCAGATACAATTGATCTGAAAAAACAAGCAATGTTAGATGCTATGAAAAATGGTTCAGATGTTATTGTTCAAGCTTATTTGGAAAATAAACAGTTTTTTGGATATGCAGACTTTCTAGTTAAAGTACCTGGCGAAAGCAAATTTGGCAATTTTCATTATGAAGTCTGGGATACAAAATTATCGCATAAAGCAAAACCTGAATTTATTATTCAGTTATGTTGTTATGCTGAGATGTTAGAAGCCATTCAAAATAGACGGCCTGATAATATTAGTATTGTCCTTGGTAATGGTGAAAATGAAAAATTAAAAGTCGACGATTATTTTTATTATTACCTCTCATTAAAAGAAATTTTCTTGTTGAGTCAAGAACAATTTGATTGTCGAAATACGCCTGATCCCGCCGATTCAAAAGATTGGGGTTGCTGGTCAAGCTATGCAGAAAAACTTTTGACCGAAAGAGATCATTTATTTCAAGTGGCTAATATTACAAAGGGTCAAATTAAAAAGCTGAATAAAGCCGACATCCAAACCACGCAACAACTGGTCAATACGAATCTTAATAAGCGTATACCTGGTATTAATCCAGCTATTTTAGAACGCCTTAAAACGCAGGCTGCTATACAAAAAGAAAGTATAGGTGAAGATAGACCGAGATATAAAATTATTACACCAGCTCCTGATGAAAAGTTAGGGCTTGCATTATTACCACCACATTCACCGCTTGATGTGTTTTTTGATATTGAAGGATACCCTTTAGAAGAGGGTGGTTTGGAATATTTATGGGGCTGCGCTTATTTTGATGAACAGGGTGAGCGATGTTTTAAAGATTTTTGGGCGCATGATCGAGAACAAGAAAAGCAGGCTTTTAAGCAGTTTATCGAATGGGTTTATGAGCGATGGCAACGTGATCCAACAATGCATATTTATCATTATGCCAACTATGAAATAGCGGCTTGTCGCAAATTAATGGGACGCTATGGAATATGTGAGCATGAGCTTGATCAGTTATTGCGAAATGAAGTATTTGTTGATTTATACAAGATCGTAAAAAGTAGTTTACTATTAGGTGAACCAAAATATTCAATAAAAAATGTAGAGCACTTGTACCGCGGTAAGCGTGAAACAGACATCGGTACCGGCGGCGACTCCGTAGTTGTTTATGAAAGATGGCGTGACTTATTTGCAAATGGCGTCGATACAAATCACTGGGAATCATCAGACATTTTGAAGAGTATACGTGATTATAATATTGATGATTGCAATTCAACTCAGGAGTTGGTCGCTTGGCTGAGAGGGCAACAGCAAGCAAATGATATTGTTTATTTAGGAAAAACAGAAGTAGTAGAGCCTGAGCTAAAAGTAGACGTCACGCAGCGCATTGAATTGCGATACCGCTTGATAAGCTCGGCGACACAAGCATTTTCTGAAGATCCGAAGCGTGCAACATTAACAGAAAATTTAGCTTGGATGTTGGAGTTTCACCGTCGTGAGTTAAAACCACTATTTTGGCGTTTATTCGATAGATTGGGTTTAAGTGAAGAAGAATTGTTTGATGATTTAGATTGCTTGGCATTTTGCAGGAGAACTGGGAGAGAGCCATTTAAGCCAACACCTAGAGCAAGAAATTTAGCTTATGAATATCAATTTGATGTTGATCAAGAGTTTAAAGGGGCAACGGATTATTTTTATTTATTGGGTCTTGAAGATGAAAATAAGAAGAGCATTAAAGTAAAATTCTGTGTTGAAGCAAGTGATTTAGAGCATGGATTGATTTGCTTACAATCGAAAAATGAACCACCTTCGGTTGTTACACTAATACCCGATGAATATGTTAATCCAGAGCCGATACCGCAAGCTATCTATCAATTAGTAGCTGATTATGAATCTGATAAACTTGATCATTGCGCCATATTGGATTTTTTAAATCGCGCAAAGCCAAGAATAAAAAATCATCATGGTGGTGCTATTGCACCTGCTCAAGATCCAAAAGAGAAACTACAACAAATTATTCATGCTGTTAAGCATTTAGATAACAGCTATTTACCTATTCAAGGCCCGCCAGGCGCGGGAAAAACTTACACTGCGAAACATGTTATTGCTGAGCTTATTAAAATCGGCGCTAAAGTTGGCATAGCAAGCAACAGTCATAAAGCCATCAATCATCTATTATTGAAAACAAAAGAATACTGTTCAGAAAATAATATTTCTGGAATGTTTGCTTGCACCAAAGATACTGATCCTAACTTGCGGACAGAAAATATTGCTATCTTAAAAAATAATGAACTTGCTCATCATGTAACGACATCCTGTGTCATTGGCACAACCGCTTGGGGCTACGCTAGAGATGATATGGCAAATCAACTGGACTATTTATTTGTCGATGAAGCAGGGCAAGTGTCAGTGGCTAATCTAGTTGCGATGAGTCGTTCAGCTAAAAATTTAGTGATCATGGGTGATCAAATGCAATTAGGGCAACCGTCACAAGGCACGCATCCTGCTGAAAGTGGACTTTCTATTTTGGATTATTTATTGCATGAAACACCAACAATTTCTGATGAAATGGGTGTGTTCTTAGGAACGACATATCGAATGCATTCTACAATCAACCAATTTATTAGTCGTTTTATTTATGATAGTAAACTTGAATCGCATCCTGATAATGATAGGCGTGTTGTTAAAGTGCCAGTTGGGTATCAAGGAAAGTTAAACAAAGAAGCGGGTATACTATTTGTCCCTGTAGAGCATGAAGGCAATACTTATGCTTCAGATGAAGAGGTCAGTGAGATTAAATCCTTAGCTACTGATTTGATCGGCAGAACTTTTTGTGAGGCGTCTGGAAAAACGCGATTGATTGCTTGGGATGATATATTATTTGTTGCTCCCTACAACTATCAGGTGAATAAGCTCAAGCAGGCGCTGGGTGAACAAGCGCGTGTGGGCAGTGTTGATAAATTTCAGGGACGAGAAGCACCCATTGTATTTTTGAGTATGTGTGCTAGTGATGCGAATGAGTCACCGCGAGGAATTGATTTCTTGTTTGATAAGCATCGAATTAATGTCGCTATTTCAAGGGCTCAAAGCTTGGCAATTGTAGTAGCAAATCCTCAAATAAAAAGTACATCGGCCAGCAAAATTGAACAGCTCAAGTTGATTAATTTGTTTAATGCACTTTGCTGTGAAGGCAGTTAA